A single genomic interval of Syntrophaceae bacterium harbors:
- the pdxA gene encoding 4-hydroxythreonine-4-phosphate dehydrogenase PdxA: MTKKPIIGISMGDPSGIGPEIAVKALARRETYEICRPLIVGDANAIRDALRITGLDLKINAVSAVKDARFEFGTLDVYDLKNVDMEKLEYGKVSAMSGRAAFEAVRKVIELALAKEVDATVTGPINKESINLAGHHYSGHTEIYADFTGTQDYTMMLAHENLRVVHVSTHVSLREACERVKKDRVLKVIKLAREACRKLGIAEPRIGVAGLNPHAGESGLFGREEIEEIIPAIEEAKAQGINADGPVPPDSLFSKAKGGLYDIVVAMYHDQGHIPLKVVGFNWDEQRQRWESISGVNITLGLPIIRSSVDHGTAFGKAGKGTASELSLVHAIEYAVKMAHQ; the protein is encoded by the coding sequence ATGACGAAGAAACCGATCATCGGCATCAGCATGGGCGACCCCTCGGGCATCGGCCCGGAGATCGCCGTGAAGGCCCTGGCCCGCAGGGAGACCTATGAAATCTGCAGGCCGCTCATCGTGGGCGACGCGAACGCCATCCGGGATGCCCTGCGGATCACCGGCCTCGATTTGAAGATCAACGCCGTCTCGGCGGTGAAGGACGCCCGCTTTGAGTTCGGCACCCTCGACGTCTACGACCTCAAGAACGTGGACATGGAGAAGCTCGAGTACGGGAAGGTCTCCGCCATGTCGGGCCGCGCCGCCTTCGAGGCCGTCCGGAAGGTGATCGAGCTTGCCCTGGCAAAGGAAGTCGACGCCACCGTGACGGGGCCCATCAACAAGGAGTCCATCAACCTTGCGGGGCATCACTACTCGGGGCACACGGAGATCTACGCCGACTTCACCGGCACCCAGGACTACACCATGATGCTCGCCCACGAGAACCTGCGCGTCGTCCACGTCTCGACGCACGTCTCCCTGAGGGAAGCCTGCGAGCGGGTCAAGAAGGACAGGGTGCTGAAGGTGATCAAGCTGGCCCGGGAGGCCTGCCGAAAGCTCGGCATCGCCGAGCCCCGCATCGGGGTGGCCGGCCTCAACCCCCACGCGGGCGAGAGCGGCCTTTTCGGCCGCGAGGAGATCGAGGAGATCATCCCGGCCATCGAGGAGGCGAAGGCACAGGGGATCAACGCCGACGGGCCCGTCCCGCCCGACAGCCTGTTCTCGAAAGCGAAGGGGGGCCTCTACGACATCGTCGTGGCCATGTACCATGACCAGGGCCACATCCCCCTCAAGGTCGTCGGCTTCAACTGGGACGAGCAGAGGCAGCGGTGGGAGTCCATCAGCGGGGTGAACATCACCCTCGGCCTGCCCATCATCCGAAGCTCCGTGGACCACGGCACGGCCTTCGGCAAGGCGGGCAAGGGGACCGCCTCCGAGCTGAGCCTCGTGCACGCCATCGAGTACGCCGTGAAGATGGCGCACCAGTGA
- a CDS encoding TRAP transporter small permease, giving the protein MTRCMDMLEAAIRWTIVGLLAVMVIAIGSQVFARYIFHQSLYWTEELGRHVMVWMVFLASVVCVRRGFHLSITLLKERLSSRKQALMQMLGAAVLAYFFYMMVVHGWALTQKTMMQRSSALHYPMGYVYASLPVSGLLMFIVNLEVMIKAALEFFGMRKGGAVGPASGTGGESK; this is encoded by the coding sequence ATGACCCGGTGCATGGACATGCTCGAGGCCGCGATCCGCTGGACGATCGTCGGGCTGCTGGCCGTCATGGTGATCGCCATCGGCTCGCAGGTCTTCGCCCGGTACATCTTCCACCAGTCCCTGTACTGGACGGAGGAGCTGGGCCGTCACGTGATGGTGTGGATGGTCTTTCTGGCCTCCGTGGTGTGCGTCCGCAGGGGCTTTCACCTCAGCATCACGTTGCTGAAGGAGAGGCTCAGCAGCCGAAAACAGGCGCTGATGCAGATGCTCGGGGCGGCCGTCCTGGCGTACTTCTTCTACATGATGGTCGTTCACGGCTGGGCGCTAACGCAGAAGACCATGATGCAGCGCTCCAGCGCCCTGCACTACCCGATGGGTTACGTGTACGCCTCCCTGCCGGTCAGCGGCCTGCTCATGTTCATCGTCAACCTCGAGGTGATGATCAAGGCCGCTCTCGAGTTCTTCGGGATGAGAAAGGGCGGGGCTGTCGGCCCCGCCTCGGGGACGGGAGGCGAATCGAAATGA
- a CDS encoding four-carbon acid sugar kinase family protein — protein MANRSLSRNKIVVLADDLTGANDTGVQFAKQGLKSLVLISLPDSPSDLDEDVLIVDTQSRALTPAEAYEKVAQAVGLFKERGPFRALYKKIDSTLRGNLGSEIDALMDVCGFETAVVAPAFPKNGRITVGGRHLLGGAPLEATEIARDPVCPVGESHIPTLLAGQTRRRVGHVGIKSVLAGSDGILGAMRGLRAEGCEVVVCDAWQDDHLAMIAMAAARLEQSVLWVGSAGLAESLPLALGLGAATAERRPVVVIAGSVSSVTRGQVALLRQRPDVAAIETDPCSFLRPASARDEMDRCFQAAVNALQSGRDVVIVSAQSEDAVARTIEEGRSSGLSPRQSAEAVADALGSLCRRLALHAGLGGLVLTGGDIAVSCCRSLSASGISVIQEVAPGIPLGVLKGGQCPGLGVVTKAGAFGGQDALCKAVDFLKLFRVSPGAESAA, from the coding sequence ATGGCCAACCGGAGCCTGTCGAGGAATAAAATTGTAGTCCTGGCCGATGACCTGACCGGTGCCAACGACACGGGCGTCCAGTTCGCCAAGCAGGGGCTCAAGTCCCTCGTCCTCATCTCCCTTCCCGATTCCCCCTCCGACCTCGACGAAGATGTCTTGATCGTCGACACGCAGAGCCGGGCCCTGACCCCGGCCGAGGCGTATGAAAAGGTTGCGCAAGCGGTCGGCCTCTTCAAGGAGCGGGGGCCGTTCCGCGCCCTGTACAAGAAGATCGATTCCACCCTGCGCGGCAATCTCGGCTCCGAGATCGATGCCCTGATGGACGTCTGCGGCTTCGAGACGGCCGTCGTGGCCCCCGCCTTCCCCAAGAACGGCCGCATCACCGTGGGCGGCCGCCACCTGCTGGGGGGGGCGCCCCTGGAAGCGACGGAGATCGCCCGTGACCCCGTCTGCCCCGTCGGCGAGTCGCACATCCCGACCTTGCTCGCAGGGCAGACCCGGCGAAGGGTGGGGCACGTGGGGATCAAGAGCGTGCTGGCCGGCTCCGACGGCATCCTGGGTGCGATGAGGGGGCTGCGGGCTGAGGGCTGCGAGGTCGTGGTCTGCGATGCCTGGCAGGACGACCATCTTGCGATGATTGCGATGGCCGCCGCGCGGCTCGAACAATCCGTGTTGTGGGTAGGCTCGGCGGGACTCGCCGAATCCCTGCCCCTGGCACTGGGACTGGGCGCCGCGACGGCAGAACGCAGGCCCGTCGTGGTGATCGCCGGCAGCGTGAGCAGCGTCACGAGGGGCCAGGTTGCCCTGCTTCGGCAGCGCCCCGACGTGGCGGCCATCGAGACGGACCCCTGCTCTTTCCTGAGGCCCGCATCTGCCCGGGACGAGATGGATCGGTGCTTTCAGGCTGCCGTCAACGCCCTGCAGAGCGGCAGGGACGTCGTGATCGTCTCCGCGCAAAGCGAAGACGCCGTCGCCCGGACGATCGAGGAGGGCCGCTCGTCGGGGCTCTCCCCCCGGCAGAGCGCCGAGGCGGTGGCCGATGCCTTGGGGTCGCTGTGCCGCAGGCTCGCATTGCACGCGGGGCTGGGCGGCCTGGTGCTCACCGGCGGCGACATCGCCGTGAGCTGCTGCCGCAGCCTGTCCGCAAGTGGCATCTCGGTCATCCAGGAGGTCGCCCCGGGCATTCCCCTGGGCGTGCTCAAGGGCGGGCAGTGCCCCGGCCTGGGCGTAGTGACCAAGGCCGGCGCCTTCGGCGGACAGGACGCGCTCTGCAAGGCCGTCGATTTCTTGAAATTGTTTCGAGTCTCCCCGGGGGCGGAAAGCGCCGCCTGA
- the larA gene encoding nickel-dependent lactate racemase codes for MDVKVELPYGTGKIDIRIPEENLIGVYSPKDIRPVPDVKQEVIRALANPIGSRPLRELARGARRAVIVADDNTRLTPTDRMIPVLLDEMNAAGLKDEQITVIIALGTHRFMTPEEILAKFGAEVVRRVAVKNHDYKNPAGLVDLGTTPNGTHITVNREAYEADFKIGVGSIVPHHIPGYAGGAKIVQPGICGERTTAETHLLSVSAPRSYLGVTDNPVREEVNAIARRVGLNTILNTVLNRNGEVIEAFFGDVVEAFNEGVRLSQRVYATEIPEEADIVLSSSHPCDIEFWQAHKTLYPSDLAVKAGGIIIVVTPCPEGVAMTHRDILEVTHHDACSLRERVSCGQLQDEVAAALAIAWAQVKERESVYIVSDGISADDAARLGFAHYRTAQEALDAALRVKGARARVTVLTHAPDMLPVIVPRERK; via the coding sequence ATGGATGTGAAAGTCGAGCTGCCCTACGGGACCGGAAAGATCGATATCCGCATCCCTGAAGAGAACCTCATCGGGGTCTACTCGCCGAAGGACATACGGCCCGTCCCCGACGTGAAGCAGGAAGTGATCCGGGCGCTCGCAAACCCGATCGGCTCGAGGCCCCTGCGCGAGCTGGCGCGGGGCGCCCGCAGGGCGGTCATCGTCGCCGACGACAACACCCGCCTGACCCCCACGGACAGGATGATCCCCGTGCTGCTCGACGAGATGAACGCCGCGGGCCTGAAGGACGAACAGATCACCGTCATCATCGCCCTAGGCACGCACCGGTTCATGACGCCGGAGGAGATCCTGGCCAAGTTCGGCGCCGAGGTCGTCAGGCGCGTGGCCGTCAAGAACCACGATTACAAGAACCCCGCCGGACTCGTCGACCTCGGCACGACCCCCAACGGCACGCACATCACGGTCAACCGGGAGGCCTACGAGGCGGACTTCAAGATCGGCGTGGGCAGCATCGTGCCGCACCACATCCCCGGGTACGCGGGGGGCGCGAAAATCGTGCAGCCCGGCATCTGCGGCGAGCGGACCACGGCCGAGACGCACCTGCTGAGCGTCAGCGCCCCGCGATCCTACCTAGGCGTCACGGACAACCCCGTGCGCGAGGAGGTGAATGCCATCGCCCGCCGGGTGGGCCTCAACACCATCCTCAACACGGTGCTCAACCGCAACGGCGAGGTCATCGAGGCCTTCTTCGGCGACGTCGTGGAGGCCTTCAACGAAGGGGTCAGGCTCTCGCAGAGGGTCTACGCCACGGAGATCCCCGAGGAGGCCGACATCGTCCTGTCGAGCTCCCACCCCTGCGACATCGAATTCTGGCAGGCGCACAAGACCCTCTACCCGTCCGACCTAGCCGTCAAGGCCGGCGGGATCATCATCGTCGTGACCCCCTGCCCGGAGGGGGTGGCCATGACCCACCGGGACATCCTCGAGGTCACGCACCACGACGCCTGCAGCCTCCGCGAGAGGGTGTCCTGCGGACAGCTGCAAGACGAGGTCGCTGCGGCCCTCGCCATCGCCTGGGCCCAGGTGAAGGAGCGCGAGTCGGTCTACATCGTCTCCGACGGCATAAGCGCCGACGATGCTGCGAGGCTGGGCTTTGCCCATTACCGCACCGCCCAGGAAGCACTCGACGCGGCGCTGCGGGTCAAGGGGGCCCGGGCGCGCGTCACCGTGCTCACGCACGCGCCGGACATGCTGCCGGTGATCGTGCCAAGAGAAAGGAAGTGA
- a CDS encoding DctP family TRAP transporter solute-binding subunit, whose translation MKKRTVVTTVLVVAVLFAAGQAAAAEFRATMKMGSTQPMDHPYMVGAKKFSDLIKERTNGRIVINLYPSSQLGKGEREMVESMKQGTIDLVVSSTGPLGGFSPSINILDIPYLFRDYAHVDAVLDGPIGKQLLQDMDKHGIVGMAFWENGFRHLTNSKVAVKTVEQAKGLKIRVMENKVHLLAWKTAGLNPTPMAWGELYPALQQGVIDGQENPVAVFYSAKFWEVQKYFSLTYHVYSPAPFMMSKKKFQAMPKADQELFMKTALEVAAFQRKLNRDDEEKKLKEMEAKGLTVIRDVDRASFAKAMEPGYAEWNKDFGKDKIAAIVNTKAPAAKAPAKAAPKKK comes from the coding sequence ATGAAGAAACGCACAGTCGTCACGACGGTATTGGTCGTGGCGGTCCTGTTCGCCGCCGGGCAGGCCGCCGCCGCGGAATTCAGGGCAACCATGAAGATGGGCTCCACCCAGCCCATGGACCACCCCTACATGGTCGGCGCAAAGAAGTTCTCCGACCTGATCAAGGAGCGGACCAACGGCCGCATCGTCATCAACCTCTACCCGAGCTCGCAGCTGGGCAAGGGCGAGCGCGAGATGGTGGAGAGCATGAAGCAGGGCACCATCGATCTGGTGGTCAGCTCGACAGGGCCGCTGGGCGGCTTCAGCCCCTCCATCAACATCCTCGACATCCCCTACCTGTTCCGGGACTACGCCCACGTGGACGCCGTTCTGGACGGCCCCATCGGCAAGCAGCTCCTGCAGGACATGGACAAGCACGGGATCGTCGGCATGGCCTTCTGGGAGAACGGGTTCCGTCACCTGACCAACTCCAAGGTCGCCGTCAAGACCGTCGAGCAGGCCAAGGGCCTCAAGATCCGCGTCATGGAGAACAAGGTGCACCTGCTGGCCTGGAAGACGGCGGGCCTCAACCCCACGCCGATGGCCTGGGGCGAGCTCTACCCGGCCCTGCAGCAGGGCGTCATCGACGGCCAGGAGAATCCCGTGGCCGTGTTCTACAGCGCGAAGTTCTGGGAGGTGCAGAAGTACTTCTCGCTCACCTACCACGTCTACTCCCCGGCCCCCTTCATGATGAGCAAGAAGAAATTCCAGGCCATGCCGAAGGCGGACCAGGAGCTCTTCATGAAAACCGCCCTCGAGGTGGCCGCGTTCCAGCGCAAGCTCAACCGCGACGACGAGGAGAAGAAGCTCAAGGAAATGGAGGCCAAGGGCCTCACCGTGATCCGCGACGTCGACCGGGCCTCCTTTGCGAAGGCCATGGAGCCGGGCTACGCGGAGTGGAACAAGGACTTCGGGAAGGACAAGATCGCGGCGATCGTCAACACGAAGGCGCCCGCGGCCAAGGCCCCCGCCAAGGCGGCCCCGAAGAAAAAATAA
- a CDS encoding DUF2284 domain-containing protein: MQTADLEKYCAKAVAEGVTHAKVIHPGTVVTAAWVRMKCLFGCPYRMSHCCPPTTPTPEETRKVLDCYRRAILFHIEAPRTPERGKRNMALFDMLVKMEGEIFKDGYYKAFVYLAGPCPLCKECAKVQDKPCIQPGKARPSMESCGIDVFQTARNNGFFIQTLKEKTETQNLYCLMLVD; encoded by the coding sequence ATGCAGACTGCGGATTTGGAGAAGTACTGTGCGAAGGCCGTTGCGGAAGGCGTGACCCACGCGAAGGTGATCCACCCGGGCACGGTGGTCACGGCGGCGTGGGTGCGGATGAAATGCCTGTTCGGCTGCCCCTACCGGATGAGCCACTGCTGCCCGCCGACGACCCCCACCCCGGAGGAGACCCGGAAGGTGCTGGATTGCTACCGGCGGGCCATCCTCTTTCACATCGAGGCCCCCCGGACGCCCGAGCGGGGCAAGCGCAACATGGCCCTCTTCGATATGCTCGTGAAGATGGAAGGCGAGATCTTCAAGGACGGCTATTACAAGGCCTTTGTTTATCTCGCCGGCCCATGCCCCCTGTGCAAGGAGTGCGCGAAGGTGCAGGACAAGCCCTGCATCCAGCCCGGCAAGGCGAGACCCTCGATGGAGTCCTGCGGGATCGACGTGTTCCAGACGGCGCGAAACAACGGCTTCTTCATTCAGACCCTGAAGGAGAAGACGGAGACGCAGAACCTCTACTGCCTGATGCTGGTGGATTGA
- a CDS encoding TRAP transporter large permease, with protein sequence MTIAAIFIALLLLGVPVAFTLGLTALAYIALETPLPPLVAFQRMFASVDSFPFVAIPFFMLAGNLMGAGGLAKRIINLARALVGHLRGGLANVTVVSNMFMGGISGSSVADCSALGSILIPAMQKQGYAPRFAGAVNATASTMGIIIPPSIPMILTGAATSLSIRDLFFGGLVPGLLIGLGMLVITTFISKKRDYPKFPRASARELLTAFFKGLPAFIMVAIILVGIMTGIFTPTEASVAAVLYALLVGIIDRELTWQGFYDSMLNAAISSAVVMVVISTAGLLTWLLAYSMIPQKLTASLAGVIDSPTTLLVILGAVFLLVGTVLDVSPAVLLFGPVLLPLVNAVGADPVFFGVMMVFALAVGLITPPVGTTMMLSAYIAGVTILDIARESVPYLLYMIVLLYCLIFFQGLVLWVPNYLFH encoded by the coding sequence ATGACCATCGCCGCCATATTCATCGCCCTGCTGCTCCTCGGCGTTCCCGTGGCCTTCACCCTGGGCCTGACGGCCCTGGCCTACATCGCGCTCGAGACCCCTCTTCCTCCCCTTGTCGCCTTTCAGCGGATGTTTGCCAGCGTGGATTCCTTCCCCTTCGTGGCCATCCCCTTTTTCATGCTGGCCGGGAACCTCATGGGCGCGGGCGGCCTGGCCAAGCGCATCATCAACCTGGCGCGCGCGCTGGTGGGCCACCTGCGGGGGGGGCTCGCCAACGTCACCGTCGTCTCCAACATGTTCATGGGCGGCATCTCCGGCTCGTCGGTGGCCGACTGCTCGGCGCTGGGATCCATCCTGATCCCGGCCATGCAGAAACAGGGCTACGCCCCCCGTTTCGCCGGCGCCGTCAACGCCACGGCCTCCACGATGGGCATCATCATCCCCCCGAGCATCCCGATGATCCTCACCGGGGCGGCCACGAGCCTCTCCATCCGGGACCTCTTCTTCGGGGGGCTCGTCCCGGGCCTGCTCATCGGCCTGGGGATGCTCGTCATCACGACGTTCATCTCGAAGAAACGGGATTACCCGAAATTCCCCCGGGCCTCCGCCCGCGAGCTGCTCACGGCGTTCTTCAAGGGGCTGCCCGCCTTCATCATGGTCGCCATCATCCTGGTCGGGATCATGACGGGCATCTTCACGCCCACGGAGGCCTCCGTGGCCGCCGTGCTCTACGCCCTGCTGGTGGGGATCATCGACCGGGAGCTGACCTGGCAGGGGTTCTACGACTCGATGCTCAACGCGGCCATCTCCTCGGCCGTCGTGATGGTCGTCATCTCGACGGCGGGGCTTCTGACCTGGCTTCTGGCCTACTCCATGATCCCCCAGAAGCTCACGGCATCTCTGGCCGGCGTCATCGACTCCCCGACGACCCTGCTGGTCATCCTCGGGGCGGTTTTCCTTCTCGTGGGCACCGTGCTGGACGTCTCCCCCGCGGTGCTGCTCTTCGGGCCGGTGCTGCTGCCCCTGGTGAACGCCGTCGGGGCCGACCCCGTCTTCTTCGGGGTCATGATGGTCTTCGCGCTGGCCGTCGGCCTCATCACGCCGCCCGTCGGCACCACGATGATGCTCTCGGCATACATTGCCGGGGTGACCATCCTGGACATCGCCCGGGAGAGCGTCCCCTATCTGCTGTATATGATCGTGCTGCTTTACTGCCTGATCTTTTTCCAGGGCCTCGTGCTGTGGGTGCCCAACTATCTCTTCCACTGA
- a CDS encoding TRAP transporter substrate-binding protein has protein sequence MKRVTLLSLVLTLAVLVAVPSAWAADPVKLVFASAYAPVDHQSQTLVKFGELAEKYSNGTLKINVVVGGVLGGERDVAEGIQVGTVNGAILGGILQNFDPAMSILEFPFLFKNEAHVRAVMEGPVGDKIRDRLIQKTGIRILYHVMRTPRELTTKKPVKSLADIKGMKIRVPEMQAHLETWRALGATPTPLAFTEVYTALQLGTVDGQENPLGVIWANKFYEVTEYLAITDHLVGFMMIVMNNDTFKKLTPVQQKALTQAAVEASRFNDALLKKINADIEKQLFAKMKVTKINNAPWREAAKDVYKSFLKYDGFEDLYLSIRKVGEKY, from the coding sequence ATGAAGCGCGTAACCCTGCTGTCATTGGTGTTGACGTTGGCCGTCCTGGTGGCCGTGCCGTCGGCGTGGGCGGCCGATCCGGTCAAGCTGGTCTTCGCATCGGCCTATGCGCCGGTCGATCACCAGAGCCAGACCCTGGTCAAGTTCGGCGAGCTGGCCGAGAAGTACAGCAACGGCACCCTGAAGATCAACGTTGTCGTCGGCGGCGTCCTCGGAGGCGAGCGGGACGTGGCCGAGGGCATCCAGGTGGGCACGGTGAACGGGGCGATCCTGGGCGGGATCCTCCAGAATTTCGACCCGGCCATGTCCATCCTCGAGTTCCCCTTCCTCTTCAAGAACGAGGCGCACGTGCGGGCCGTCATGGAAGGGCCCGTGGGCGACAAGATCCGGGATCGCCTGATCCAGAAGACCGGCATCCGCATCCTCTACCACGTGATGCGCACGCCGCGGGAGCTGACCACGAAGAAGCCCGTCAAGAGCCTGGCCGACATCAAGGGCATGAAGATCCGCGTCCCCGAGATGCAGGCGCACCTGGAGACGTGGCGCGCCCTCGGGGCCACCCCCACGCCGCTGGCCTTCACCGAGGTCTACACGGCCCTGCAGCTCGGGACGGTCGACGGGCAGGAGAACCCCCTGGGGGTCATCTGGGCCAACAAGTTCTACGAGGTCACCGAGTACCTCGCCATCACGGACCACCTCGTGGGCTTCATGATGATCGTCATGAACAACGATACGTTCAAGAAGCTCACCCCCGTACAGCAGAAGGCCCTTACCCAGGCAGCCGTCGAGGCCTCCCGCTTCAACGATGCGCTGCTCAAGAAGATCAACGCGGACATCGAGAAGCAGCTCTTCGCGAAGATGAAGGTCACCAAGATCAACAACGCCCCCTGGCGCGAGGCCGCCAAGGACGTCTACAAGAGCTTCCTGAAGTACGACGGCTTCGAGGATCTCTACCTGTCGATCCGCAAGGTCGGCGAGAAGTACTGA
- a CDS encoding cell filamentation protein Fic, producing the protein MTKDEMKQSGRYRTSDLPEAKYQPGSRGRVLLNLQGIKSKREMDRIEAEAHIRALREFLSLFSRDHRFSSADIARMHRMWLGGIYEWAGKYRQINISKGGFTFAVAAQIPRLMEELDKGPLRSKTPCLFTEESAVAEALAVVHTELILIHPFREGNGRIARMLATLMAVQAGYPPLDFGVIRGKKKEAYFAAFQAGLDRNYEPMKGIFTEVLQRTASRALKP; encoded by the coding sequence TTGACGAAGGATGAAATGAAGCAGTCGGGGCGATACAGAACATCGGATCTTCCGGAAGCGAAATACCAGCCGGGATCAAGAGGCCGTGTCCTGCTGAACCTGCAAGGGATCAAGAGCAAGCGGGAGATGGACCGGATCGAGGCGGAGGCTCATATCCGGGCACTCCGAGAGTTTCTGTCATTATTCAGCCGGGACCATCGCTTCTCGTCTGCCGACATCGCGAGGATGCACCGCATGTGGCTTGGGGGCATCTACGAGTGGGCCGGCAAGTACAGGCAGATCAATATTTCGAAGGGCGGATTCACATTTGCTGTCGCGGCCCAGATCCCCAGGTTGATGGAGGAACTTGACAAGGGACCGTTGCGGAGCAAGACTCCATGTCTGTTCACGGAAGAGTCGGCGGTTGCAGAGGCGCTGGCCGTCGTGCACACGGAATTGATCCTGATCCACCCGTTCAGGGAAGGTAATGGCAGAATAGCGAGGATGCTGGCTACGCTCATGGCCGTGCAGGCCGGATATCCTCCCCTGGATTTCGGAGTCATCCGCGGAAAGAAGAAAGAAGCGTACTTTGCAGCATTTCAGGCAGGTCTGGACCGGAATTATGAGCCGATGAAAGGGATTTTTACCGAGGTGCTCCAGCGGACCGCTTCGAGAGCCTTGAAACCTTGA
- a CDS encoding alkaline phosphatase: MRPQSAPGRFFLFALFLASLAGAAHAGEPAPVAKHIILVIGDGMQADNEIAASRYLFGRDEGLSFHAFPYRGWVATWDVTVYNRQAPRLGLPPYNPSAINPKAGCDAAPAGKPPASPGGARYTCRAPEGGGQGADSASTATAWATGHKTDSGNVAWLPGDPDGGALTTITELLRQKKGCSIGLVTTVPFSDATPAAHASRNKSRRNRHAIADEIIRSVQPDVVIGGGHPSRSGEKFLSASLYEDARDGRIGAYVFVERQNGVDGGRALKEAAARSVREKRKLFGLFGGEGGNFEPPVPSNDGTAAVKRASIENPLLREAVLAALKVLSRNKNGFFLLVEQGDIDWANHAGDYAWMIGTMWDLDEAVRAAVDFVNRAGDDITWANTLLIVTSDHATGAIQFDETRRLGKGRLPAQAPGLCPDRAAWCPGYPGGEVRYTSTGHLNEPVPIYAMGDGALTRHLRQFQGCWYPCTPLIDNTHLFHAMTNAAGIPQPSPLRAVVTRPTVCPGQ, from the coding sequence ATGAGACCCCAATCGGCCCCAGGTCGGTTCTTCCTGTTTGCCCTCTTCTTGGCTTCCCTGGCCGGCGCGGCCCACGCCGGGGAACCCGCACCTGTCGCCAAGCACATCATCCTCGTCATCGGCGACGGCATGCAGGCCGACAACGAGATCGCCGCATCCCGCTACCTCTTCGGCCGGGACGAAGGGCTCTCGTTCCATGCCTTTCCGTACCGGGGCTGGGTCGCCACCTGGGACGTGACCGTGTACAACCGCCAGGCGCCCCGCCTGGGCCTGCCGCCCTACAACCCCTCGGCCATCAACCCGAAGGCGGGCTGCGACGCGGCACCCGCGGGGAAGCCCCCCGCATCGCCCGGCGGCGCCCGCTACACCTGCCGCGCGCCCGAAGGCGGCGGGCAGGGGGCCGACTCGGCCTCGACGGCGACGGCTTGGGCCACGGGCCACAAGACCGACTCGGGCAACGTCGCCTGGCTCCCCGGCGACCCGGACGGGGGCGCCCTCACGACGATCACCGAGCTGCTGCGGCAGAAAAAGGGCTGCTCGATCGGCCTGGTCACCACGGTGCCCTTTTCCGATGCAACCCCCGCGGCGCACGCCAGCCGCAACAAGAGCCGCCGCAACCGGCACGCGATCGCCGACGAGATCATACGCAGCGTGCAGCCCGATGTCGTCATCGGGGGGGGACATCCCTCCCGCAGCGGCGAAAAGTTTTTGTCGGCTTCCCTCTACGAGGATGCCCGGGACGGCAGGATCGGGGCGTACGTCTTTGTCGAGCGCCAGAACGGTGTTGACGGGGGCAGGGCCCTGAAGGAGGCTGCGGCCCGCTCCGTGCGGGAGAAGAGGAAACTCTTCGGGCTCTTCGGCGGCGAGGGGGGCAATTTCGAGCCGCCCGTCCCGTCGAATGACGGCACGGCGGCCGTGAAGAGGGCCTCGATCGAGAACCCGCTGCTGAGGGAGGCGGTCCTCGCCGCCCTGAAGGTGCTGAGCCGCAACAAGAACGGGTTTTTCCTCCTCGTCGAGCAGGGCGATATCGACTGGGCCAACCATGCCGGCGATTACGCGTGGATGATCGGGACGATGTGGGACCTCGACGAGGCCGTACGGGCCGCCGTCGATTTCGTCAACAGGGCGGGCGACGACATCACCTGGGCCAACACGCTGCTCATCGTCACCTCGGACCATGCAACGGGCGCTATCCAATTCGACGAGACCCGCAGGCTCGGCAAAGGCCGCCTGCCCGCACAGGCACCGGGTCTCTGCCCCGACCGGGCGGCCTGGTGCCCCGGCTATCCCGGGGGCGAGGTGCGCTACACCTCGACGGGGCACCTCAACGAGCCCGTTCCGATCTACGCCATGGGAGACGGGGCCCTGACGAGGCACCTTCGGCAGTTCCAGGGCTGCTGGTACCCCTGCACGCCGCTCATCGACAACACGCACCTCTTTCACGCCATGACCAACGCCGCGGGCATCCCCCAGCCCTCGCCGCTCAGGGCCGTCGTCACCCGCCCCACGGTCTGCCCGGGGCAGTGA